One segment of Capnocytophaga sp. oral taxon 878 DNA contains the following:
- the crcB gene encoding fluoride efflux transporter CrcB, translating to MLKNILIVGLGSFAGGALRYTLSLLLSKVGKILAFPIAIFIINILGSFMIGLLYSYFKHKTASPTLPLLLITGLLGGFTTFSTFSLETLQLFQQNQELKASFYIVGSIGLSILACFLGSKIYS from the coding sequence ATGTTAAAAAATATACTCATAGTAGGCTTAGGAAGTTTTGCCGGCGGTGCCCTACGTTATACTCTCTCACTCCTACTCAGCAAAGTTGGGAAAATACTCGCTTTCCCCATAGCAATTTTCATTATAAATATTTTAGGAAGCTTTATGATAGGGCTACTTTACAGCTATTTTAAACACAAAACAGCTTCCCCTACCCTACCCTTGCTACTAATTACTGGCCTCTTAGGAGGCTTCACAACTTTTTCTACCTTTTCACTGGAAACACTACAACTTTTTCAGCAAAATCAAGAACTAAAAGCCTCTTTTTACATAGTAGGAAGCATAGGTCTCAGTATTTTGGCGTGCTTTTTGGGGAGTAAAATCTATAGTTAA
- a CDS encoding orotate phosphoribosyltransferase gives MKLETSKTLVQKSAKNLFESLDNVANFKQLMPDNINKFELLTNNSFVFALKGMPEIYLEKKSTTPYSQLVLGEANGKIPFQLTTNITEISDNESEVQLVFEGNFNPVMAMMVKTPISKFMETLVTKMQTL, from the coding sequence ATGAAATTAGAAACTTCAAAAACCTTAGTACAAAAAAGTGCAAAAAACCTTTTCGAATCATTAGACAATGTGGCAAACTTTAAACAACTAATGCCCGATAACATCAATAAGTTTGAATTGCTTACTAATAACTCCTTTGTCTTTGCTCTAAAAGGTATGCCCGAAATTTATTTAGAAAAGAAAAGTACCACCCCCTACAGTCAGTTAGTGTTAGGCGAAGCTAATGGAAAAATTCCTTTTCAGCTCACTACTAATATTACCGAAATATCTGATAATGAGAGCGAAGTACAACTAGTTTTTGAAGGTAATTTCAACCCCGTAATGGCAATGATGGTCAAAACTCCTATCAGCAAATTTATGGAAACCTTAGTAACTAAAATGCAAACATTGTAA
- a CDS encoding NUDIX hydrolase, protein MYEIFLDDKSIILTNVRENIESNKYFHLKDVTLDAILREINTKGVDKIYLYHPKEEKLLKKFKKLIPTIKAGGGIVTNPEGKLLIMKRRGKWDFPKGKKEKGENIATCALREVEEETGVKKLLIQRYRMTTYHIFKRDHEYYLKETFWYDMTTTYKKKLVPQTEEDIEKVYWKSETEVRELIKNSYMNIQKLFN, encoded by the coding sequence ATGTATGAAATTTTTTTAGACGATAAGTCAATTATTTTGACAAATGTACGTGAAAATATTGAGAGCAACAAATATTTTCATCTAAAAGATGTTACTCTTGATGCTATCTTGCGGGAAATCAATACTAAAGGAGTTGATAAAATTTATCTATATCACCCAAAAGAAGAAAAACTATTAAAAAAATTCAAGAAACTCATCCCCACTATCAAAGCTGGAGGAGGCATTGTTACTAACCCCGAAGGGAAACTGCTCATTATGAAACGCAGAGGTAAATGGGACTTCCCTAAAGGAAAAAAAGAAAAAGGCGAAAATATTGCAACTTGCGCCCTTCGTGAAGTTGAAGAAGAAACAGGTGTCAAAAAACTGCTTATTCAGCGCTATCGTATGACCACCTATCACATTTTCAAACGCGATCACGAATATTACCTAAAAGAAACTTTTTGGTATGATATGACTACAACTTATAAAAAGAAACTAGTCCCTCAAACCGAAGAAGATATAGAAAAAGTATATTGGAAATCTGAAACAGAAGTTCGTGAACTCATCAAAAACTCTTATATGAATATTCAGAAGTTATTCAATTGA
- a CDS encoding pyruvate dehydrogenase complex dihydrolipoamide acetyltransferase, with translation MAEIITMPRLSDTMEEGVVAKWLKKIGDKVNEGDILAEIETDKATMEFESFHKGTLLYIGLQEGEGAKVDTLLAIIGKEGEDISALIGGGAPAIASATTPEPTQSATTATPTAAIPAGVEIVTMPRLSDTMTEGTVASWLKKVGDSVKEGDILAEIETDKATMEFESFYAGTLLYIGLKEGESASVDSLLAIIGPAGTDVNTILAGLQGGTPAASAPKAESKPAETAALAAAPITNANDRVFASPLAKKIAQDKGINLNEVKGSGENGRIVKKDIENFTPSTKAAAATASTSPAIPTVIPVGVEATEEMKNSQMRKTIAKRLAESKFTAPHYYLAIEINMDSAMESRAQINNLPDTKISFNDMVVKACAMALKKHPQVNTSWKGDTTLYNKHVNVGVAVAIEDGLVVPVIKFTDTLTLTQIGALVKDLAGKARNKKLTPAEMEGSTFTVSNLGMFGVDVFTSIINQPNSAILSVGAIVEKPIVKNGQIVVGHTMQVTLACDHRTIDGATGAQFLQTLKTYIENPVTMLA, from the coding sequence ATGGCAGAAATTATTACTATGCCACGCCTCAGCGACACTATGGAAGAAGGCGTTGTAGCAAAGTGGCTTAAAAAAATAGGAGATAAAGTAAATGAAGGTGATATCTTAGCTGAGATTGAAACCGACAAAGCTACGATGGAGTTTGAATCATTTCACAAAGGTACCTTATTATACATAGGATTACAAGAAGGTGAAGGGGCCAAAGTTGACACTCTTTTAGCTATCATTGGTAAAGAAGGAGAAGATATATCAGCTCTTATAGGTGGAGGAGCTCCTGCAATTGCCTCTGCAACTACACCTGAACCAACACAATCAGCAACTACTGCTACCCCTACAGCAGCTATACCTGCTGGTGTAGAAATTGTTACTATGCCTCGCCTTAGTGATACTATGACTGAAGGTACTGTAGCTTCTTGGCTTAAAAAAGTAGGTGACTCTGTAAAGGAAGGTGATATTTTAGCTGAAATAGAAACAGATAAAGCTACTATGGAATTTGAATCGTTCTATGCTGGTACCTTGCTTTATATTGGGCTGAAAGAAGGCGAAAGTGCTTCAGTAGATTCATTACTAGCTATCATAGGTCCTGCTGGTACTGATGTAAATACTATATTAGCTGGTTTGCAAGGAGGTACTCCTGCTGCATCAGCACCTAAAGCTGAAAGCAAACCTGCTGAAACAGCAGCTTTAGCTGCTGCTCCAATAACTAATGCAAATGACCGTGTATTTGCTTCACCTTTGGCTAAGAAAATTGCTCAAGATAAAGGTATTAACCTTAATGAAGTAAAAGGAAGTGGAGAAAATGGACGTATTGTAAAGAAAGATATAGAAAACTTTACTCCAAGTACTAAAGCGGCAGCAGCTACAGCTTCAACAAGTCCTGCCATCCCAACAGTAATTCCTGTAGGCGTAGAAGCAACTGAAGAGATGAAGAATTCTCAAATGCGCAAAACTATAGCTAAACGTTTGGCAGAATCTAAATTTACTGCTCCTCATTACTATTTGGCTATAGAAATTAATATGGATAGTGCAATGGAATCACGTGCCCAAATTAATAACTTACCTGATACTAAGATATCATTCAATGATATGGTAGTAAAAGCTTGCGCTATGGCTCTTAAAAAACACCCACAAGTAAACACTTCTTGGAAAGGAGATACAACCCTTTACAACAAACATGTGAATGTAGGAGTAGCAGTTGCTATTGAAGATGGCTTGGTTGTACCTGTTATCAAATTCACTGATACACTTACCTTAACACAAATAGGTGCTTTAGTAAAAGACTTAGCAGGGAAAGCTCGTAACAAAAAACTTACTCCTGCTGAAATGGAAGGAAGTACTTTCACTGTATCTAACTTAGGAATGTTTGGTGTAGATGTATTTACTTCTATTATCAATCAGCCTAACTCAGCTATCCTTTCAGTAGGTGCTATTGTTGAAAAACCTATAGTAAAAAATGGTCAAATAGTAGTAGGTCATACTATGCAAGTTACTCTTGCTTGCGACCACCGCACTATTGATGGGGCTACAGGAGCTCAATTCCTACAAACCCTAAAAACTTACATTGAAAACCCTGTAACTATGTTGGCATAG
- a CDS encoding DUF695 domain-containing protein, whose product MEKIQIPENWAVYIGRVEDKPAVFRINLGIGEIDFPIEGYTQCVRLNLVLKAPDEHGFTTDEERERFYNIEDIIMPSLKDTDFLAGVVTYQGNTTWFYYTQEAPLLAANIEKAFTNIADYEPEIRIVDDPNWEIYSDYLYPNIYEHQSIKNSAVRRHCEESGDHTDQQRPIEHWLYFDTEKDMNNALSKVIALGYKVEDSGKVEPEEGNTPQEPYYQLILSKINTVDNINSDTWDLIDVALDTNGQYDGWETVLVK is encoded by the coding sequence ATGGAAAAGATTCAAATCCCCGAAAACTGGGCAGTCTATATCGGTAGAGTAGAAGATAAGCCCGCTGTGTTTCGCATCAATTTAGGTATTGGCGAAATAGACTTCCCTATAGAGGGTTATACCCAATGTGTAAGGCTAAACCTTGTCCTTAAAGCTCCCGATGAGCACGGTTTTACTACCGATGAGGAAAGAGAACGCTTCTACAACATTGAAGATATTATAATGCCTTCGCTAAAAGATACTGATTTTTTAGCAGGAGTTGTAACTTATCAAGGCAATACAACTTGGTTTTACTATACCCAAGAGGCTCCTTTATTGGCAGCCAACATCGAAAAGGCTTTCACAAATATTGCTGATTACGAACCTGAAATACGTATCGTAGATGACCCTAATTGGGAGATATATTCAGACTATCTTTACCCTAACATCTATGAACACCAAAGCATCAAAAACAGTGCGGTACGCCGCCATTGCGAAGAGTCTGGCGACCATACCGACCAACAGCGCCCTATAGAGCATTGGCTATATTTTGACACTGAAAAGGATATGAACAACGCCCTTAGCAAAGTAATAGCTTTGGGGTATAAGGTAGAAGATAGTGGCAAGGTAGAGCCCGAAGAAGGTAATACTCCTCAAGAGCCCTACTACCAACTTATCCTTTCTAAAATAAATACTGTTGATAATATTAACAGTGACACTTGGGATCTAATTGATGTCGCTCTTGACACCAATGGGCAATATGATGGGTGGGAAACAGTATTAGTAAAATAA
- the pdhA gene encoding pyruvate dehydrogenase (acetyl-transferring) E1 component subunit alpha, which produces MKKFDKEVYLKWYEDMLFWRKFEDKLAAVYIQQKVRGFLHLYNGQEAVAAGCLHAMDLSKDKIITSYRCHVHPIGLGVDPKRIMAELYGKATGTSHGLGGSMHIFSKEHHFYGGHGIVGGQIALGAGLAFADKYFNREAVTLTFMGDGAVRQGAFHETLNMAMLWKLPVVFIVENNHYAMGTSVERTANHVDIWKLGLGYEMPCQAVDGMHPETVAEAVYEAIERARKGEGPTLLDIRTYRYRGHSMSDAQHYRTKEEVEKHKENDPITNVLKVIKKKGYATDAELDAIEERVKEHVAECERFAEESPYPETHIMYDTVYEQENYPFLPNRL; this is translated from the coding sequence ATGAAAAAATTTGATAAGGAAGTGTACCTTAAGTGGTACGAGGACATGCTTTTTTGGAGGAAGTTTGAAGATAAACTTGCCGCTGTTTACATTCAGCAAAAAGTAAGAGGTTTCTTACACTTGTACAACGGACAAGAAGCAGTAGCTGCTGGCTGCTTGCATGCTATGGACTTGAGCAAGGATAAAATTATTACCTCTTACCGATGCCACGTACACCCTATAGGTTTGGGTGTAGATCCTAAGCGTATTATGGCTGAGCTTTATGGTAAAGCTACAGGTACTTCACATGGTTTGGGAGGCTCTATGCACATCTTTTCGAAAGAACATCATTTTTATGGTGGTCATGGTATTGTAGGAGGACAAATAGCTTTAGGTGCTGGGTTAGCTTTTGCTGATAAGTATTTTAACCGTGAAGCTGTTACTCTTACCTTTATGGGAGATGGTGCAGTAAGACAAGGCGCTTTTCACGAAACTTTAAATATGGCAATGCTTTGGAAATTACCAGTAGTGTTCATTGTGGAAAACAACCACTATGCTATGGGTACATCAGTTGAAAGGACTGCAAACCATGTAGATATTTGGAAATTGGGCTTAGGTTATGAAATGCCTTGCCAAGCTGTAGATGGCATGCACCCTGAGACAGTAGCTGAAGCAGTTTATGAGGCTATAGAACGTGCACGAAAAGGTGAAGGGCCTACCTTACTTGATATTCGTACTTATCGTTATCGTGGACACTCAATGTCGGACGCTCAACACTATCGCACTAAAGAAGAAGTAGAAAAACACAAAGAAAATGATCCTATTACTAATGTACTTAAAGTAATTAAGAAAAAAGGGTATGCTACTGATGCTGAACTTGATGCTATTGAAGAGCGAGTAAAAGAACATGTAGCTGAATGTGAAAGATTTGCTGAGGAATCTCCTTACCCTGAAACTCACATTATGTACGATACTGTATATGAGCAAGAAAACTATCCTTTCTTGCCCAATAGATTATAA
- a CDS encoding DUF4230 domain-containing protein yields MKKFLLGMALATVLLLCFKYFIDKKENQERLEAETALIQTQIANVSKLIVTEGHFTEILSYTDTKKYFMDLFSFDKQILTVVNADVTVGYDLHQVDFEVNEELKKVIIKHIPEAEINIYPTMKYYDVTQSQINPFSAEDVQKIEKKARTMLEKKIEGSPLKRNAENRLISELSSLIFATRAVGWTLEYHNNPIANEEDLKAIKN; encoded by the coding sequence ATGAAAAAATTTTTATTAGGAATGGCTCTCGCAACTGTATTGTTGCTATGCTTTAAATATTTTATTGATAAAAAAGAAAACCAAGAACGACTGGAAGCCGAAACAGCTTTGATACAAACCCAAATAGCCAACGTAAGCAAACTCATTGTTACCGAGGGTCATTTTACCGAAATCCTCAGTTATACCGATACGAAAAAGTACTTTATGGATTTATTTTCCTTTGATAAACAAATCCTCACAGTAGTTAATGCCGATGTAACTGTAGGGTACGATCTCCACCAAGTTGATTTTGAAGTAAATGAAGAACTGAAAAAAGTCATCATTAAGCATATCCCCGAAGCCGAAATAAACATCTACCCTACAATGAAATATTACGATGTAACCCAAAGTCAGATAAACCCTTTTAGTGCTGAAGATGTACAGAAAATAGAAAAAAAAGCACGAACTATGTTAGAAAAGAAAATAGAAGGATCTCCATTAAAACGCAATGCCGAAAACCGACTCATTAGCGAGCTCTCATCTCTTATCTTCGCCACAAGGGCTGTTGGGTGGACTTTAGAGTATCACAACAATCCTATTGCAAATGAAGAAGACCTTAAAGCTATAAAAAATTAA
- a CDS encoding efflux RND transporter permease subunit has protein sequence MNLIKLSIKRPSILIVMLLLLLLGGFYSYKLLNYELIPKFEINVVTISTVYAGASPSEIESTVTKKIEDAVSALENIKKIQSYSYESLSIVVVQLNNGANVDNTLNDAQRKINAIRADLPTDVKEPSLSKFSLSDLPIVSIGVTSNLSSQELYDLVDKKIQPELSRVTGVAQVNIIGGRKREIRVSVDARKLEGYGISIAQVQQVIAASNIEIPAGKLKTRENNTSIRLLGKIQDIEQLRNLTLASKSGIEIRLSDVADVQDTEEEAEKIARINQENTLLLQVLKQTDANAVSVSELVRKKMAQIEKNYKNEGVKMLLAEDTSEFTLAAANSVMFDLILAIVLVALVMFFFLHSLRNALIVMVSIPTSLIAAFIGMYFFGFTLNLMSLVALSMVVGILVDDAIVVLENIHRHMEMGKNKVRAAYDGSKEIVLTVMAITLVIVVVFVPISIGDSIVVNILREFCLTVAIATMLSLLMSFTVVPWLYSRFGKLEHANPNSFFGKMSIGFENGLKRFTQFFSDLLIWVFANKWKTIILVFFLFAGSCSLIPTGFIGAEFMPNMDRGKFLIQFELNKDASLEQTNFITQKAENYLRNLKVNDTDKPLIKSMITTVGQSTSGMGGSLSTAYKSEIQLKIIDKKEREESTNVIAAKLKRELSQYLVDAKVKTVPVGMMGAEQAPIALVVTSDNVEAAQEYAEKTAQLLKTIDGATEIKLTSESGNPEINIQLNRDKMTMLGLNIATVGVTMRTAFNGNDDSKFRTGDSEYDINILFEDGNRQSIDDIENMMFLNQTGQQVKLSQFATISYASGPTQLERYDKSPSVTVQAQSVGRPTGTIVSEWKDKIKNLEKPANVHFMFSGDQEMQDEGFGTLFVSLFAAILLVYMVMVVLYNSFSRPFVVLFSIPLSFIGALLALGLANMSLNIFTLLGIIMLIGLVAKNAIMLVDFANHRKEEGEDTVTALIQANHARLRPILMTTIAMVAGMIPLAIASGAGAEINNALAIVIIGGLISSLFLTLIIVPLVYLIFDNISKRLGKDVKTDYEKLMIADYEHHEIKGEHEV, from the coding sequence ATGAATTTAATTAAACTTTCTATTAAACGTCCTAGCATCCTGATTGTGATGCTTTTGCTGCTTTTACTTGGCGGCTTTTATTCGTATAAGCTATTAAACTATGAACTTATTCCTAAGTTTGAAATTAATGTGGTAACTATCTCTACTGTATATGCAGGTGCTTCTCCCTCTGAAATAGAGAGCACAGTTACTAAAAAGATTGAGGATGCTGTATCCGCTTTGGAAAATATTAAGAAAATACAATCATATTCGTATGAAAGCCTTTCTATAGTAGTAGTACAACTTAATAATGGTGCAAATGTAGATAATACACTAAATGATGCTCAACGAAAAATTAATGCAATTAGAGCTGATTTACCAACAGATGTAAAAGAACCTTCATTAAGTAAATTCTCTCTTTCAGATTTACCTATTGTTTCTATAGGAGTTACTTCTAATCTATCATCACAAGAGTTATATGATTTAGTAGATAAAAAAATACAGCCTGAACTATCACGCGTAACTGGAGTTGCTCAAGTAAATATAATTGGAGGTCGCAAACGTGAGATCCGAGTAAGTGTAGATGCTAGAAAATTAGAAGGTTATGGAATTTCAATAGCGCAAGTACAACAAGTTATCGCTGCATCAAATATAGAAATCCCTGCTGGAAAGCTCAAAACCCGTGAAAATAATACTTCTATCCGATTGCTGGGTAAAATACAAGATATAGAACAACTACGTAACCTTACACTAGCTTCTAAAAGTGGTATTGAAATACGCCTTTCAGACGTCGCTGATGTACAAGACACTGAAGAAGAAGCTGAAAAAATAGCTCGTATCAACCAAGAAAACACACTTCTTTTACAAGTGCTAAAACAAACAGATGCTAATGCTGTATCAGTAAGCGAATTAGTTCGTAAAAAAATGGCTCAAATAGAGAAAAATTACAAAAATGAAGGAGTAAAAATGCTTTTAGCTGAGGATACTAGTGAGTTTACCTTAGCTGCTGCAAACTCAGTAATGTTTGACTTAATTTTAGCCATAGTACTCGTAGCTTTAGTGATGTTCTTCTTTCTTCACAGCTTACGCAACGCTCTTATTGTTATGGTTTCTATTCCTACTTCACTAATAGCTGCCTTTATAGGTATGTATTTCTTTGGTTTTACTCTGAACTTGATGAGTTTAGTTGCTCTCTCAATGGTAGTAGGTATTTTAGTAGATGACGCTATCGTAGTTTTAGAGAACATTCACCGCCATATGGAAATGGGTAAAAACAAAGTACGTGCTGCCTATGATGGTTCCAAAGAAATCGTACTTACTGTAATGGCTATTACCTTAGTAATTGTAGTAGTTTTTGTACCTATCTCTATAGGCGATTCTATTGTGGTAAATATCTTACGTGAATTCTGCTTAACAGTAGCTATAGCTACAATGTTATCTCTCTTAATGTCATTTACTGTAGTACCTTGGTTATACTCTCGTTTTGGCAAGTTAGAGCACGCTAATCCTAATAGTTTCTTTGGTAAAATGTCTATAGGATTTGAAAATGGCTTAAAACGTTTTACTCAGTTCTTTTCAGACCTCTTAATATGGGTATTTGCCAATAAATGGAAAACTATTATTTTAGTATTCTTCTTATTCGCAGGTTCTTGTTCCCTTATTCCTACAGGATTTATTGGAGCCGAATTTATGCCTAATATGGATAGAGGAAAATTCTTAATACAATTTGAACTGAACAAAGATGCTTCACTGGAACAAACTAACTTTATTACTCAAAAAGCTGAAAACTATCTTCGCAATCTAAAAGTAAATGATACTGATAAACCTCTTATTAAAAGTATGATTACGACGGTAGGGCAATCTACTAGTGGTATGGGAGGTTCTCTTTCTACAGCTTACAAATCAGAGATACAGCTAAAAATTATTGATAAAAAGGAACGTGAGGAATCAACCAATGTAATTGCTGCAAAACTAAAACGAGAACTAAGTCAATACTTGGTTGATGCTAAAGTTAAAACCGTGCCTGTAGGTATGATGGGTGCTGAACAAGCTCCTATTGCCTTGGTTGTTACTTCCGATAATGTAGAAGCCGCCCAAGAATATGCTGAGAAAACTGCTCAATTACTCAAAACTATCGATGGAGCAACCGAAATTAAACTTACATCAGAATCAGGTAATCCCGAAATAAACATACAACTCAACCGCGATAAAATGACAATGTTAGGACTCAATATTGCTACTGTTGGGGTTACAATGCGTACAGCTTTTAATGGTAATGATGATAGTAAATTCCGAACAGGAGATTCTGAGTATGATATTAATATCTTATTTGAAGATGGAAATCGTCAATCTATAGACGACATTGAAAATATGATGTTCCTAAACCAAACTGGACAACAAGTAAAATTATCACAGTTTGCAACTATCAGCTATGCTTCAGGCCCTACTCAATTAGAGCGTTATGACAAATCTCCTTCTGTAACGGTACAGGCTCAATCAGTAGGTAGACCTACTGGTACTATTGTATCTGAATGGAAAGATAAGATCAAAAACTTGGAAAAACCTGCTAATGTACACTTTATGTTCTCTGGTGATCAAGAAATGCAAGATGAAGGTTTTGGAACTCTATTTGTATCACTTTTTGCTGCTATTTTATTAGTATATATGGTAATGGTTGTATTGTACAACAGTTTCTCTCGTCCATTTGTGGTACTATTTTCGATCCCATTATCTTTTATAGGCGCTTTACTAGCTTTAGGTTTAGCTAATATGTCTCTTAACATATTCACCCTATTAGGTATCATTATGCTTATTGGATTAGTAGCTAAAAATGCAATTATGTTGGTAGACTTTGCTAACCACCGAAAGGAAGAAGGTGAAGATACTGTTACTGCTCTTATCCAAGCCAATCACGCCCGCTTACGACCTATCTTGATGACTACCATAGCTATGGTGGCTGGCATGATACCATTGGCTATTGCTAGTGGCGCAGGAGCCGAAATTAATAATGCTTTGGCAATTGTTATTATTGGTGGGCTTATCTCATCACTTTTCCTTACACTTATTATAGTACCTTTAGTTTACTTGATTTTTGACAATATAAGCAAGCGTTTAGGTAAGGATGTCAAGACCGATTATGAAAAGCTAATGATTGCCGATTATGAACACCATGAAATAAAAGGAGAACACGAAGTGTAA
- the aroC gene encoding chorismate synthase, whose protein sequence is MAGNSIGTLFKLTTFGESHGEALGGVIDGCPPNIILDFEAIQHELNRRRPGQSAIVTQRKEGDKVHFLSGILDGKTTGTPIGFIIENENQHSADYDHIAQVYRPSHADYVYQQKYGIRDYRGGGRSSARETASRVVAGAIAKQVLKGIQINAYVSSVGELSLTKPYTDLNLTIAETNAVRCPDPILAEQMEAYIKAIRKEGDTVGGIVSCVVKGVPVGWGEPVFDKLHAQLSKAMLSINAVKGFEYGSGFAGTTMRGSQHNDLFNPDGTTQTNYSGGIQGGISNGMDIYFRVAFKPVATLMQPQPALDSQGNIVEMQGKGRHDPCVVPRAVPIVEAMTAMILLDFCLINETIKTF, encoded by the coding sequence ATGGCAGGAAACAGTATAGGTACCCTTTTTAAACTCACTACTTTTGGCGAGTCCCACGGCGAAGCTCTTGGAGGAGTCATTGATGGGTGCCCTCCCAATATTATTTTAGATTTTGAAGCCATACAACATGAACTAAATCGCCGCCGTCCTGGTCAGTCAGCTATTGTTACCCAACGAAAAGAAGGCGACAAGGTACATTTCCTTTCTGGCATTTTAGACGGTAAAACTACCGGCACGCCTATTGGCTTTATAATCGAGAATGAAAATCAGCATTCAGCCGATTATGACCATATTGCCCAAGTATACCGCCCCAGTCACGCCGATTATGTGTATCAGCAAAAATACGGTATTCGTGACTATCGCGGGGGCGGACGCTCATCAGCACGTGAAACTGCCAGCCGTGTTGTTGCAGGAGCTATTGCCAAACAAGTACTCAAAGGAATACAAATCAACGCTTATGTGTCAAGTGTTGGCGAGCTTTCCCTTACCAAACCCTATACCGACCTCAATTTAACCATAGCCGAAACCAATGCCGTACGCTGTCCTGACCCTATTTTAGCAGAACAAATGGAAGCCTATATTAAAGCCATTCGTAAAGAGGGCGATACAGTGGGCGGAATAGTAAGCTGTGTAGTAAAAGGGGTGCCTGTAGGTTGGGGCGAACCTGTGTTCGACAAACTTCACGCACAGCTCAGCAAAGCGATGCTCTCTATCAATGCAGTAAAAGGCTTTGAGTATGGCAGTGGCTTTGCGGGTACTACAATGCGTGGCAGTCAGCACAACGACCTTTTCAACCCCGATGGCACTACCCAAACCAACTATTCTGGAGGTATACAAGGGGGCATAAGCAATGGTATGGACATTTATTTTCGGGTAGCTTTTAAGCCCGTAGCAACCCTTATGCAACCGCAACCCGCTCTTGATAGCCAAGGCAATATTGTAGAGATGCAAGGTAAAGGCCGACACGACCCCTGCGTAGTACCCCGTGCTGTCCCCATTGTCGAGGCAATGACCGCAATGATACTATTAGACTTTTGCTTGATTAATGAGACTATAAAAACATTTTAA
- the pyrE gene encoding orotate phosphoribosyltransferase: MVFDSTVAERTAEFLLQINAIKLNSQNYFTWASGWKSPIYCDNRIILSFPDVRSYFASVLVKGIKEKYPDVQVIAGVATGAIGIGMLVANALELPFVYVRPEPKKHGRQNQIEGLLAADQKVVVVEDLISTGMSSLNAVKALREYGSEVLGMIALFSYNFDIANERFAEEKVPLYTAGDYDSLLKKALLCGKIEKEELDTLQQWRKSPDTWG, encoded by the coding sequence ATGGTATTTGATAGTACAGTGGCTGAAAGAACAGCCGAATTTTTATTGCAAATTAACGCAATAAAATTGAATTCTCAAAATTATTTTACTTGGGCGAGTGGTTGGAAATCACCGATTTATTGTGATAACCGTATAATTCTCTCATTTCCAGATGTTAGAAGCTACTTTGCAAGTGTATTGGTGAAGGGTATAAAAGAAAAATATCCTGATGTACAAGTTATTGCAGGAGTGGCTACTGGAGCTATTGGTATAGGTATGTTGGTAGCAAATGCATTGGAATTACCTTTTGTATATGTGCGTCCTGAACCTAAGAAACACGGAAGGCAGAATCAGATTGAGGGGCTTTTAGCAGCTGATCAAAAAGTGGTAGTAGTGGAGGATCTTATTAGTACAGGGATGAGTAGCTTAAATGCTGTAAAAGCCTTGCGAGAGTATGGATCTGAGGTGCTGGGAATGATAGCCCTATTCTCTTATAACTTTGATATTGCTAACGAACGTTTTGCAGAAGAAAAAGTACCTCTTTACACAGCAGGTGATTATGATAGCTTACTTAAAAAGGCTTTGCTTTGTGGTAAGATTGAGAAGGAAGAATTAGATACCCTACAACAATGGCGCAAGAGTCCTGATACTTGGGGATAA